One segment of Rhodopirellula baltica SH 1 DNA contains the following:
- a CDS encoding sulfatase family protein, with translation MRFPLNMRSTFAILFIILLGSAACVSSSSAETKTPPNVLILYADDLGYGDLNLQNAESKIPTPHLDQLARSGMRFTDGHSSSGICTPSRYALLTGRHHWRDFHGIVNAFGESVFEPEQLTLPEMFQQHGYQTAAIGKWHLGWDWDAIKKPDAKTFGEGRKKGYGPEAFDWTKSIPDGPLAHGFDSYFGDTVINFPPYCWIEDDKVVKAPDTIMDTAKWKPIKEGNWECRPGPMTSDWDPYQNIPTTTARGVQFIESQKESDQPFFLYFAFPAPHAPIIPNDEFDGRSGAGPYGDYVCETDDACGKLLRALKESGQSENTIVIFSADNGPERYAYARDEKYDHWSSQPFRGLKRDLYEGGHHVPFVIHWPGVTDSGSTCDALVSQVDIFATLAEMLGHSIPDGQAKDSRSLMPLLKEPKQQHRQSLVQNTRVDVYAIRDGKWLLIDAKSGYVSGRNKGWESRRQIPADDKLPHELYDLSVDIGQSENVAGEHPEIVERMKALLQTIREDGYPE, from the coding sequence ATGCGATTCCCACTCAACATGCGATCAACGTTCGCCATTTTATTCATCATACTTCTCGGCTCCGCCGCTTGCGTTTCGTCATCCTCGGCGGAAACCAAAACGCCTCCCAATGTGTTGATCCTGTACGCCGACGACCTGGGGTACGGCGACCTGAACCTGCAGAATGCCGAATCGAAAATCCCGACACCGCACTTGGATCAACTCGCTCGATCAGGCATGCGGTTCACGGATGGCCACTCATCATCAGGAATCTGCACGCCCAGTCGGTACGCATTGCTGACCGGACGCCATCACTGGCGGGATTTCCATGGCATCGTCAACGCCTTTGGTGAATCCGTTTTTGAACCCGAACAACTGACGCTGCCCGAGATGTTCCAACAACACGGCTATCAAACCGCCGCGATCGGCAAGTGGCACCTCGGATGGGACTGGGATGCAATTAAAAAGCCCGACGCCAAAACCTTCGGAGAAGGACGAAAAAAAGGATACGGACCAGAAGCGTTTGATTGGACAAAATCGATCCCGGACGGACCACTTGCTCACGGATTTGATTCGTACTTTGGTGACACCGTGATCAACTTCCCTCCTTACTGTTGGATCGAAGACGACAAAGTCGTGAAGGCTCCCGACACGATCATGGACACCGCGAAATGGAAACCAATCAAAGAGGGGAATTGGGAGTGTCGCCCCGGCCCGATGACATCAGATTGGGATCCGTATCAAAACATTCCCACCACGACCGCACGTGGCGTGCAATTCATCGAATCGCAAAAAGAAAGCGACCAACCGTTCTTTCTTTACTTTGCTTTCCCGGCACCCCACGCACCGATCATTCCCAACGATGAGTTTGACGGTCGCTCGGGTGCTGGTCCGTACGGTGACTACGTTTGCGAAACCGATGATGCCTGCGGCAAACTGCTGCGAGCACTGAAGGAATCAGGACAGAGTGAAAACACCATCGTGATCTTCTCTGCCGACAACGGTCCTGAACGTTATGCCTATGCTCGCGACGAAAAGTACGACCACTGGTCGTCGCAACCTTTCCGTGGATTGAAACGTGACCTGTACGAAGGTGGACACCATGTGCCCTTCGTCATTCATTGGCCGGGCGTGACCGACTCTGGATCGACTTGCGACGCATTGGTATCACAAGTCGACATCTTCGCAACGCTGGCGGAGATGCTCGGGCATTCGATCCCGGATGGACAAGCCAAGGATTCACGCAGCCTGATGCCGCTGCTAAAAGAACCCAAGCAACAACATCGTCAGTCGCTGGTCCAAAACACTCGCGTCGATGTATATGCGATTCGCGATGGCAAGTGGTTGTTGATCGATGCCAAGAGCGGCTATGTCAGCGGCCGCAACAAAGGCTGGGAATCACGCCGGCAAATCCCTGCTGACGACAAACTACCGCACGAGCTCTACGATTTGTCCGTCGACATTGGTCAAAGCGAAAACGTCGCTGGCGAACACCCTGAAATCGTCGAGCGAATGAAAGCGTTGCTGCAAACCATTCGCGAAGACGGCTATCCCGAATAG
- the trpD gene encoding anthranilate phosphoribosyltransferase, giving the protein MTDSSTDPSLSFSDAITHARGGNDLSAEQTGALIDAMLQGAANEEEVGQLLLALREKGEAVSELVGAARAMRKHMTRIDHEHDVLLDTCGTGGSGSGTFNISTAVAILASACGVAVAKHGNRRATSKTGSADVLECLGVKIESEPDQVSRRLNDIGICFCFAAKLHPAMRHVVSVRRKLAVPTLFNLLGPLCNPAGATHQLLGTAAPETQQKIAAALAELDTQRSYVLHAQDGQDEVSLDGETSCIEVASGTQQNHTWTPADFGLTPVHQNALAAADPPESAEIIRNLFGGSPGSHRDTVLAGCAAALRLVGRVSSLTEGVEIAAEAIDSKAAQDKLKQLAE; this is encoded by the coding sequence ATGACTGATTCTTCGACTGACCCTTCGCTCTCTTTCTCGGATGCCATCACCCATGCTCGAGGTGGCAACGATTTATCGGCGGAGCAAACCGGCGCCTTGATCGACGCGATGTTGCAAGGTGCTGCCAACGAAGAAGAAGTCGGCCAGTTGTTGCTCGCACTTCGCGAAAAAGGCGAGGCGGTGAGCGAGTTGGTCGGTGCGGCGCGGGCGATGCGAAAGCACATGACTCGGATCGATCACGAACATGACGTTCTGCTGGACACATGCGGCACGGGTGGCAGCGGATCGGGAACCTTCAATATCTCCACCGCGGTTGCGATTTTGGCATCGGCATGTGGAGTCGCGGTTGCCAAACACGGCAATCGACGTGCGACCAGCAAGACTGGATCGGCCGATGTGCTGGAATGTTTGGGCGTCAAAATCGAATCCGAACCCGATCAAGTTTCTCGACGACTCAACGACATTGGCATTTGCTTTTGCTTCGCGGCCAAGCTGCATCCCGCGATGCGTCATGTTGTTTCCGTTCGTCGCAAACTCGCCGTGCCGACGTTGTTCAACTTGCTTGGGCCGCTTTGCAATCCGGCCGGTGCGACACACCAATTGCTCGGGACCGCTGCCCCCGAAACGCAGCAAAAGATCGCAGCGGCACTGGCGGAACTCGACACGCAGCGAAGCTATGTCTTGCACGCTCAGGATGGACAAGATGAAGTCTCGTTGGATGGCGAAACGTCATGCATCGAGGTCGCATCGGGGACTCAGCAAAACCATACCTGGACGCCGGCCGATTTTGGGCTGACTCCGGTTCACCAGAACGCACTCGCCGCGGCCGATCCACCGGAATCGGCTGAGATCATTCGCAACCTTTTTGGAGGCAGCCCCGGATCGCATCGCGACACGGTGTTAGCGGGATGTGCCGCGGCGCTTCGTTTGGTAGGTAGAGTTTCATCGCTCACCGAAGGCGTTGAAATCGCCGCCGAAGCAATCGATTCCAAAGCCGCTCAGGACAAACTGAAACAGCTCGCTGAGTAG